The sequence AAATCTAGCCGTAGGATCACGTTGATCGATTGCCTCATCCTTTGTATCGCGTTCGACAGCATTGttctaatatttcttcttttagaCGTTCGTCATCATTGTGATGCGCGATCCTCAAACTGTCTTCAAACAATCCGGGACGAAACACCCCTTTATACTCTGCGTAAAAGAGCCCAAGTAATTGCTGAGAGTTTAACGAGTCCTCTTGTGCCTGCCTCGAAATTGCAGCCTTTATCGCAAACAGTTCAGTGATTTGGAAACTCGATACAGCGTCAGATGGTTTCCGCACAAAGAAAGGTTTCCGCGCCAAGCAACCCCCATTCAACCCCCGGTGCCTGTGAGCGCACCTAACAATACGACAGTAGCGACGGCCGATTGATAATCGCCAGTCAGGTCTCTGAATGCTCCTCAGCTACGTCCGCGATCTAGAATGAACACGCAAATTTCGGCAAATGGCTGGTGGGGCAAAGTCCATTCGAGAATGAATCGTTGTCCGAACGATGCAAACTTATAGAGGTGGTTGCGTCACGTTCAAGTCATCGTGACGATTTGAAGTCGTCGCACGGGGGAGATCTTCGTACGAAAGTCAAGCCGGTGTGTCCGGTGGTGATATCTTGGCGGACCAGGTCGGGTATATATCGATTGGTGCCATTCAGTGCCTGGTAGTGCTTCTTCTACTTCCACTCGCCTAGATGTCAGAGAAGCCCTTCGTAGGGAAGACAGAAAGTAGACACGGACTCGTCTGGCTGAGCACCTTGCTCGAAGAAGAGAATCCGATTTTTCAAGAAGGAGGTACCGGAAAATTGATCTTTCGCAACCTCGCttcgtctttttttctttgtacaCAATATTATCGCAAAAAGCTAGATTAAACGAGAACTTATTTTGCCCATTATGTAATTGTAcgatataaagtaataaacaCGTTCGATTGCTAATTCCCACCATTTATTAAAGGCACATGCCACGCGGCACGTAGTTCAACACTGGACTTTGAGATCAACAATAATTTCAGATAATTGTATTTGTCACAAGTGACAAATGAAGTGTGGAAGTGTGAAATTCAAAGTGCAAAACCTTCACTTCAGTATCACTAGCGACCCAGACTGAAAATGTCTTCATTATTACGCGTTTCATGATAAATGTATCTCGTAAGCAATAGCATTTTTTTATGCAGCAGACACATTAAAATGTTGACTTTTGAGTTCATCATTCATAGTCCTCGTGCTGATTGGCAGCCAATCGTTCTAATGCAATAAGAAATACAAAATCTCACCGCATTTTGTTCTGCGCActtcgaaaattaattttcaagcaAGAAGTCCAAGAAAAAGTAATaagatgattaataaaatagaaatcaaCAGTATCTAAAAgctgcataataaaaaaataattctatcaaaataattctattaaaaaaagtcTGATCTATTGGAATTCGATCAGTGAATTGAATCAAATGAAAATAATCTAATGTAATAGCTTTTAATATTGACAGATTGAAACAGAGATTTCCGAATTTtaccgataataataattattgaaataaaaacttttcagttaaaataaaaatttataaaccaTACTCTTGATATGGAATAGCAGTTTAAATCTTTAAATACAGTATATACAGAAAGCAGAAATCAAAATCCACATTATCACATCGGGAGTGTTCACCGCCCCTGGCGAGCGGTTACTTTCTTTTGTCTACCCAATTAATTTGTGCTACATAGTGTTAAACGCGAAGTACCCGCCGCAAAGTCCATTGAGGGGAGCGATCGAACTGGATCGAGCCGTGTCTGTATCTGAATGAGTTTTTGCAGACTATGGCTTCGTGGGTCAATGAGACCGTATCGTCGCTTCCCTCTGTGTCTCGGCCTTCCCGCTTCGTCCCGTGATGATAAGGATGTCGTGGAGAATTGCGCACGGTTTTTTAACGGAACTGTGAGAGAATCCATGCGCGCCTatatttctctcctttcttttttttctctctctatacTCTCGCCGTCGACAGGACAAAGTCGAGAGCGCGATAGGGAACTCGATGTCCGTTCTGAGaaatttcaaggaaaaatgtattaatgcCGATTTCTTTCTTACGTAGAATCACGTAGTTCGTTGCGTGTGAAGTCGCGGATGATGCAACCGGGAAGTACGATTTCGGCCGTCGACGGGTACGAAAGCAAAGTGCACGGAAATAGGGGATGATTCAACATCGTAGCGTGAGAGAATTCGCGTCAACGCGCGGGCACTCGCGCGGTCACGCAGTTTCGTAAGGGATGCCTATCTCTGCCCTTGATCGTGTTCAGATCGCCGCAATGAAATATGTAGAATACCGCTCGAATGTCGAGGAATAGCTCTTGTAAACCAGTTTAAGTTTGAACTGATTCCAATTCATCTGCGTATCCGTCCGTTCATGTTAAAgcatactttgtatttaaagGATGATCGATAAAGGCGCTCCGACTATctcacgaatctttctgcagAAATTTAAATAGAGATATTTTTTGTTCTCTTGTGTCAGATATCATCGCGTGTGTGTCATAAATTGTGTTAAGATTAATCaccaataaattaaaaagttgaaaGAATCTGTAGCTTTTTCCTGATGACATATCCCGATGATATGTTTATCAGTTGCTATACTTAAGGAAGGCTAGTAAAAATTCGAGATTATGCAAAACAAATTGTGCACATGTTTGCACATATTACACATTTATCGTCCGCGAAACGTGATTTTGTCCCATGCCAAGTGTGTTTATAATAACATGTGATTTCAAAATACGTATTAGCGCCTCCGATTTTTCTACTTAACGTCTCCATCGATTTTGCTGTTTTATCTAAGAATGTAATTCATTGATCATAGTCTACAGATTGTGAAACTGTAACATCATTGGCACCGTTTCGTAATTTTCGACATGAATTCTAGCAAGAAAAAACGGCCGCCTCTTACACGCGAAATTACCCGTGGTTCAATGTCCAATGATTAAGATTCGAAGTCTAATGTTGTAAAATGATATTACGGAAACGTCACGTTAATCATACCCAAACAAGacgataaattacaaaatcgcAACAAGTtcgaattaataaaacgtataaatTGCACAACGTAACAACGGGAAGGTGGATTACTAAACGTTCCGGGGAGAGGAGGGGGCAGTATTTTCTTCTCgttttaaaattgatatacaTGATGGAAAACTGGGGATATTTGTTTGACTTGTATGTCGATCGGAACGTCGCATCAGCAcagttgatataattatataacgttGATGATGAACATTGCCCGCGACGATTTGTAAATCGTTGGCGTTTTCGGAATTATATACAACGTACCGATATgtgataacattttttttgcAATTCGCTTTAAACGAACGTGCCATCCGGCTGTACACGAGTTATTCGTACACGTCGAATATTTCTTACGGCGAGATCAGTTATTGCAGCTTTGCGCGACGTGCTATCGGGGGATCATTACGAAAGAAAACTCACCCCCTCACGCGCGTTCACGTATCGATCGAATTTCATGGTGATGAATGTGTCGGTGGTGAAGTGTACTTCGAGGTATTGCGTGTAGCACAAATATTGTACATGGCAGCTCTGCGACATATGTATGTAAGTGTACATCGCGCGAATCCAGATCTATCTTCGAAGATTCGTATCCATGCTAGGTACTGCAAACTGCATTGTTTAATaatcgcaaaataaaataaaaagattacatGTCGCTGCCTAATAAAAGTTAGACATTTAGTTTCGAGTTTCGTTTACCtgataaaacgaaaaaaaagaagaatcgcGTTGAACATTAATAAACGTCGAGGATTGTAGATACAAGATACGTTGTTTAGCTAAATACGAGTACAAGTCAAAGTCTATTTCTGCTGCGCTAGAACACTTACGGCGATTGATAAGAGAGGCGatcttgttaatttaattgcgtACATCGGAgactgaaattaattaagcgtACGTTTGCCGTTCTTATTTCACGTGTTCGCGCGCACGATTTTTCATCGTGGACATATGTAACGTGAGTAACACGTGACTGGTGAATGTGGTTGCGAGCACGTGACAGAAGGAACCCCTATTCTTTCATGAATagattattaagattttttgCGTTGACACCCTCGCAACGAATGCGTCATAGTCCCTGGTCGTCCAGtggtaaatgtaaattttttttattttaaatatttcttacaagacatgcattatatatatatggataaataataatcgtttataaattttcacggatgaagaaaaatgtatatcGCTGCTTTTATTAAAGAACTTTTACAATTAATCAGCTTTCGCGTTTTTATTAGCTCCATTcgatttattgcattttcgaATGGAAAACCGGTAGTAATAGGATCACTTATCCATACCACCAGTGTTTGTGCACATTGAGATAATGGGAGGAGTCAATTAATTTTCGCTGGCGTGAGGCTAGTTAAGCGATGTTGCTAACGATTTCGTTTCTGCACCGCGGGAGTTAACTGAACCTTCCTCGCTTGTTCCCTTGTTTGAGGACTTCGTCGATTGATTGTGCGATAAGAGCGTAAGCAATTAGACATCGAGAATCGATGTGCCGCGTCTTTAGAAGCGAGATATCCAGTCGAGAATTTAGAGATTTATAATGTGAAACGCGCTGttcatttaaatatacatgtatttaaaaaatggaatatttccttgataataaaagtaattttcttaattaatacattttacaaataatctattttacaaaaaacttattttactattttactaaataataatttatttaaattaaataatatttaactatttacaagataaaaataaaaaaggcaAGAATCGATACAACTCACCCGCGGCATCTTCGAAGCGTGTTCCGATGTTCAAGTCTCCGGATCTGCTTTGCTGTTGAAGCGAAGACTTCCTTCGGCGATGGTGGAGGACGTTGGCGGCTTCCTACGGTTTCCTCAGGGCTTCTCGACAgcccgacgacgacggcggggGTGCGGCTGCTTGCGTTCGCCACGGACGGTCGGCCTTCACTGACgtcgggcgtcgcgacgcttccGCCGTTGTTCCGGAGATCCCACCACAGGGATTGCGTGCTACAGCGCCCACGAACACCTAGACTGCCGGTCTCCATACACCACAAGTCAACGGGACGAAGGGGTGTGTTTTACACGAGGGTGTCCCGGCACACATCCCTCGTACGGGTGCGGCGAGCGATAACGGCGCGAACATTTGCGGCGCCAAACTTTCCCGAACTGGAAGACTCGAGATACGTTTTGTACCTggttttgtataaatataaacgcgATTTATGGCTCTTTTATTTAGTTGTTTGATGATTTTATTCTTGAACAGAGCTGTGATAATATTACTAAAAACGTGAAAACGTGAAAAAGGATACATTTTCGCGACGCCAAGCTGTCCCGATTTGGAAGACTCGAAATACATTATCTAgttgtttatataaatataaacgtgATTTATAGctcctttatttattttgtttgatGACATTATTCCGAGAAGAGCTGATATGAAgtgatgatattattaaaaatatgggAAAGGATATAACGTCTTGTACtaaagaaatatgttttaaattatttaaattaaaattatattcatgCGTTTTCTCGTAATCTATCCTTTGTAAAATGAGAGAATTCAATTTCAGCGAGGAACGGATATCAAAATTGTCTTCGCATATCTCCTGACAAACGACGAGCAAAGGAAGAGTTCCTCCGATTTTCGGATTCCGCTTGACACGCTCGCTCGCCAGCCGATCAAACTTTCTTTTCGTGTAATTGCCCGAAGGAACGGTGGATACCGTTTCGACTACGTAATTATTTCCTGCACGCagggaaaatatatttctttcgtaCCCGTCGATGGAGGCAATCCGCGAGTGGTACCTCGGTCGCTCGTATTATGCTTTTCCAATCTCGGAGGGTTGTTCCCGCGCCTTTCCACGTGGAATCCGACGCGGGCTTATCGCTGCGGTCACGTCAGTGTGATTTCGGAATTTGGCCCACAAGCGTATGTGGGTTACCAAATCCCACCGGATTTGGAAACGATGAACCCCCTCGATCTGGCACACGCAAAACCGAGTTCTTAAATCATCACatcgtattaattttatcactaTTTTATCTTATCGATACATATTGTAagcatataaattttcaatttttataatcaagGTATTTCTCAAGAAACAaagttgtaattaaaatttattttaagtaaatctagattttctagatttgtattttatttttctttttacattgcAAGTTACATACTTTGTAAGTTCTCAATCTACATCCTATATGTGGAAAGATGTATTTATCGTAAGCGCGATTTATATCTACTTAATGTGAGGCAAAGAAGGCGAGCGATTATTGTAGAAAATTGGAGATGAATTGTTAAccattgatattttatatttgatattacttTTATCTAGAGTAACATAGAATTTGTGTTTCCTGTCATGAGGCATTTCCGTTTCTGTCCGTATCATCGTGACACGCGAAGGGTGAATGTCCTAAATTACGACCGCAGTGAATCCACGGATTTATTGCGCGGGCGACAGCGTCGATTGAGAATTCGTGCAATGCGCTATCTCTATAACAGAAGGTTAATGTGACGACGTGAATTACAAGTATATTTAAGTAGCCCGATTTCAGAGAAGTATACCGACAAAATGATATATTAGAGTAACAGCGACGctttatcgataaaatatcgatGGGACAAAAGACTCAAGCAAAATATTCAACTGCTTATAGACGACTAGTGATTGGAAATTCAATAAAAGACATTCAGGTACACTCACATTTCATATCGCTCACTTTTTTGACAAAACAACAATTTCGGCAACAACTTCATCTCAGATACTTAGAACAAATAATCGATTattctaatataaaaatatattcggaATCCCCAAACGAAGGGATTAAGTACTGGAGTACGATGAAATACGAAGAGCAGTACAGGCTCAGGGTAGTCTTAGCTTGCCTCTTCTCAGGGTGGGCTGTCCGTAGACGAAGACCCGGTAGCGCAGTCCTCGCGAGTACTTCGACCTGAACTTCAGTTTGACGAAATTGTGGCCGACCCCGCCGAAGGTGACCCACGCGCCGCCATTGTCCTCGTCGGACAACGAGTTGAACCTGATGCACGTGATTGTCGCGTCGGTCGGGCCGTAGTCCGCTTCTACTTCCTAGTTACAATCGAGAAGTGGACTTAGTGAATGAAGTATCGCCGCCGGCGCGATATACAGacgtgaaaaaaaaagaaaaagattcatCGAGAGTTAACGAGACTGACAAGCGATGCAATCGGAAACGCACTTGGTAGCCGCCGATTCGGTGAGGTCTCCTGACATCATACTCCCAGATCAGTTCGTCGCCGGCACCCCGTTCGCACTCCCCGGCTCCTGCCTGCGCCACCGCGAGCGGAACACCGCAGCAGAGCAGCAGAAGAAGCACCGGCGAGAGCCGCATCTTCCCTCCCTCGGCGTTTCTTCGGCACGACCCCTTCGCCGAGGATTGCGATCACGTGGAAGAAGCACTGACGGGACGATAACGATATCAATGAGCAATAACTatcggcgagagagagatatatatatatatatgtacgacgAACGTGCTCTTGGTTCTGCGATCTATTTCGGGTCCCTCGGGCAAAGGCGGCCGATTTATTGTCGAGCGATCCGGCGACTCCAAATAGCACTAACCAGTGAACGGTATTATTAGTCGATACATCGATACACCGAATGTACTCCCTTCTGGTACAATATTTACTCGCCGCAATCGTTGTATACGCTTCTCCAGGGGAGATTAGATACAATGGTGGTATCGTGCACCGCGCTCTCCCGTCCGCTCTCTTGTCGTCGCTCCGAGCAGCTTTTGCTGTTGTTTCGAGCCGAGAAGTCAGCGGGTATCACCGACACTGTGGAGGGCCCTGCTCGTTCGCGTTACGCAACTCCCGTCGAAATTGGACGCGTGCATCGTGGATTCCGTGACGAGGATCCACACTCGGAACGATTAAACCCGAGAACTTGCGAGTATACAAGTGCACATGTACGGATGATGATGTAATTATCTCTGTTCATCGCGCGTTTACAATCGATGAGTTGAGCAACCTCGACACGTACTCGCGACGCCTGCCTGGAAATTTCCCGGAATGCTTAGAATCAAGTGAATCATCTGATCGTGTTAATCCAGCTGCGATATCTGT comes from Ooceraea biroi isolate clonal line C1 chromosome 8, Obir_v5.4, whole genome shotgun sequence and encodes:
- the LOC113562488 gene encoding uncharacterized protein LOC113562488, which encodes MRLSPVLLLLLCCGVPLAVAQAGAGECERGAGDELIWEYDVRRPHRIGGYQEVEADYGPTDATITCIRFNSLSDEDNGGAWVTFGGVGHNFVKLKFRSKYSRGLRYRVFVYGQPTLRRGKLRLP